A genomic stretch from Deinococcus radiotolerans includes:
- the glgC gene encoding glucose-1-phosphate adenylyltransferase: MKPRVLGMILAGGQGSRLAPLTQKRSKPAVPFGSKYRIIDFAINNFINSGVFSIYVLTQYKAQSLTEHIQRGWRFGTFLSDYFITLVPAQMYRIEELGPVWYRGTADAVYQNMHLIDNYEADYVAIFSGDHIYKMNVEHMLQKHIETRADVTIAAYPMPQAQAHQFGVMHVDQNWRVTDFLEKPKNPPSIPGQDGTSLTSMGNYIFSRRALEELLETNMGGGEIGFDFGGDVIPRALSDGYNVQAYDFHRNPIPGQTGPNTYWRDVGTLDAYFDASMDLVSVNPSFDIYNPQWPLRTSSEFSPPAKFVHESEGRKGQAFNSIMAGGAIISGGTVRDSLLGRGVRTHSYSLVENCVLFDDVEVGRHAHIRNCIVDKNVIIPPGTKIGLDAEEDRARGFTVTDNGVVVVPKSYTF; this comes from the coding sequence ATGAAACCACGCGTTCTGGGCATGATCCTCGCAGGCGGACAGGGCAGCCGACTGGCCCCCCTCACGCAAAAGCGCAGCAAACCGGCCGTGCCGTTCGGCAGCAAATACCGCATCATTGACTTCGCCATCAACAACTTCATCAACAGCGGCGTCTTCTCCATCTACGTCCTCACGCAGTACAAAGCGCAGAGCCTCACCGAACACATCCAGCGAGGCTGGCGCTTCGGCACGTTCCTCAGCGACTACTTCATCACGCTCGTGCCCGCCCAGATGTACCGCATCGAGGAACTCGGGCCCGTGTGGTACCGCGGCACCGCCGACGCCGTGTACCAGAACATGCACCTCATCGACAACTACGAAGCCGATTACGTCGCCATCTTCAGCGGCGACCACATCTACAAGATGAACGTCGAGCACATGCTGCAAAAACACATCGAGACCCGCGCGGACGTCACCATCGCCGCGTACCCCATGCCGCAGGCGCAGGCCCACCAGTTCGGTGTGATGCACGTCGACCAGAACTGGCGCGTCACGGACTTCCTCGAAAAACCCAAGAACCCACCCAGCATCCCCGGACAGGACGGCACCAGCCTCACCAGCATGGGCAACTACATCTTCTCCCGCCGCGCGCTGGAAGAACTACTGGAAACCAACATGGGCGGCGGCGAGATCGGCTTCGACTTCGGCGGCGACGTCATCCCCCGCGCCCTGAGCGACGGGTACAACGTCCAGGCGTACGACTTCCACCGCAACCCCATCCCCGGCCAGACCGGCCCGAACACCTACTGGCGGGACGTGGGCACCCTCGACGCGTACTTCGACGCCAGCATGGACCTCGTGAGCGTCAACCCGTCCTTCGACATCTACAACCCGCAGTGGCCCCTGCGGACCAGCAGCGAATTCTCCCCACCCGCCAAGTTCGTGCACGAAAGCGAAGGCCGCAAAGGACAGGCGTTCAACTCAATTATGGCCGGGGGCGCCATCATCAGCGGCGGTACCGTCCGCGACAGCCTCCTCGGGCGCGGCGTGCGCACCCACTCGTACTCCCTCGTGGAAAACTGCGTGCTGTTCGACGACGTCGAGGTGGGCCGCCACGCGCACATCCGCAACTGCATCGTGGACAAGAACGTCATCATCCCCCCCGGCACCAAAATTGGCCTGGACGCCGAAGAGGACCGCGCCCGCGGCTTCACCGTCACGGACAACGGCGTCGTCGTGGTCCCCAAAAGCTACACCTTCTGA
- a CDS encoding MraY family glycosyltransferase translates to MELLRSLAAQLGIADLTGRGFLSVIVTFISAGVFTWFFIPRLRDFAIQVGWADQPNERRLNKEPLPNAGGLAIYGGFIVSIILAWALRPIAVDIVNIQVLAILLGASMLVLVGFIDDQYGLSPVTRLLVQTLAAVLLLVNDLRIDFNAIPFLPVLPDALNQALSTVLTILWVVGLTNAVNLLDGVDGVVGGVAFVASFVLLATAAQFPDRAAAVVLLAGLSGAALGYLRHNFNPSRIIMGDAGSTLFGYTLAAVSLLGTLKFSAGASLIVPLIVLALPLVDTTQVVIGRLARGIRNPLRHPDKTHIHHRVLARTSSARRTAVILWLVALACGAVGMSLQGLRAQAIAGTIVSAMLCLLFVAYRRVRARNMELAQTGQGDDE, encoded by the coding sequence ATGGAGTTACTCCGCTCACTTGCCGCCCAGCTGGGCATTGCCGACCTGACGGGCCGGGGCTTCCTCAGTGTCATAGTCACGTTCATCAGTGCCGGGGTGTTCACCTGGTTTTTCATTCCTCGCCTGCGGGACTTTGCCATTCAGGTCGGCTGGGCCGATCAGCCCAACGAACGCCGCCTGAACAAGGAGCCCCTCCCGAACGCGGGTGGTCTGGCCATCTATGGCGGGTTTATCGTCAGCATCATCCTGGCATGGGCGCTGCGGCCCATCGCGGTGGACATCGTGAACATTCAGGTGCTGGCGATCCTGCTGGGCGCCTCCATGCTCGTGCTGGTGGGGTTCATTGACGACCAGTACGGCCTGTCGCCCGTCACGCGCCTGCTCGTGCAGACGCTGGCGGCGGTGCTGCTGCTGGTGAATGACCTGCGCATCGATTTCAATGCCATTCCGTTCCTGCCAGTCCTGCCGGACGCCCTGAACCAGGCACTGAGCACCGTGCTGACCATCTTGTGGGTGGTGGGCCTGACGAACGCCGTGAACCTGCTGGACGGTGTGGACGGCGTGGTGGGTGGCGTGGCGTTCGTGGCGAGCTTCGTGCTGCTGGCCACCGCCGCGCAGTTCCCGGACCGCGCCGCCGCCGTCGTCCTGCTGGCTGGACTGTCCGGGGCGGCGCTGGGCTACCTGCGGCATAACTTCAACCCGAGTCGCATCATCATGGGGGACGCGGGCAGCACGCTGTTCGGCTACACGCTGGCCGCCGTGAGCCTGCTGGGCACCCTGAAGTTCAGCGCGGGCGCCAGCCTGATCGTGCCGCTGATCGTCCTGGCCCTGCCCCTCGTGGACACCACGCAGGTCGTAATCGGTCGCCTGGCGCGCGGGATTCGCAACCCGCTGCGGCACCCGGACAAGACCCACATTCACCACCGGGTGCTGGCCCGCACCAGCAGCGCGCGGCGGACCGCCGTGATCCTGTGGCTGGTGGCGCTCGCCTGCGGGGCGGTCGGCATGAGCCTGCAGGGCCTGCGGGCGCAGGCGATTGCCGGGACGATCGTGTCTGCGATGCTGTGCCTGCTGTTTGTAGCGTACCGACGCGTGCGAGCCCGCAACATGGAACTGGCCCAGACCGGGCAGGGAGACGACGAGTGA
- the wecB gene encoding non-hydrolyzing UDP-N-acetylglucosamine 2-epimerase, whose amino-acid sequence MKNIILAFGTRPEATKMAPVYRAVQATPGLTAQILSTGQQRQMLDGALNVFGLTPDLDLNVMTDRQTLADLTARIVPQAGRTLRDMGADMVLVHGDTSTSFCVALSAFYEGIPVGHVEAGLRSGSLREPFPEEANRRLTGVLSTLDFAPTAGSKTNLLREGKAPDGIVVTGQTAVDAVREVAGRVPLRPAWQARLDAGQPLVTVTMHRRENQPMMREMALALARVAQAHPDHHFIYPVHLSPAVQEAVRPALGSVPNFELTDPLEYSDMAPLMAASRLLATDSGGLQEEGAALGVPVAVLRNVTERPEGVEAGVLKLAGNDPAQLEVMLRDLLSDGATLAAMRAARNPYGDGRASQRIAQAIAWHFGLADRPADWN is encoded by the coding sequence GTGAAGAACATCATCCTGGCCTTCGGGACCCGACCTGAGGCCACCAAGATGGCGCCGGTGTACCGCGCCGTGCAGGCGACGCCCGGCCTGACGGCCCAGATTCTCTCGACCGGGCAGCAGCGGCAGATGCTGGACGGGGCGCTGAACGTCTTCGGCCTGACCCCGGACCTGGACCTGAATGTCATGACGGACCGGCAGACCCTCGCGGACCTGACCGCGCGGATCGTGCCGCAGGCCGGGCGCACGCTGCGCGACATGGGGGCCGACATGGTCCTCGTGCATGGGGACACCAGCACCAGCTTCTGCGTGGCGCTCAGCGCCTTCTATGAGGGGATTCCGGTGGGGCACGTCGAGGCGGGGCTGCGCAGCGGCAGCCTGCGTGAGCCCTTCCCGGAGGAAGCGAACCGCCGCCTGACGGGCGTGCTGAGCACCCTGGATTTTGCCCCTACGGCCGGAAGCAAGACCAACCTGCTCCGCGAGGGCAAGGCGCCGGACGGGATCGTGGTCACTGGGCAGACGGCCGTGGACGCCGTGCGTGAGGTGGCCGGGCGCGTCCCACTGCGCCCCGCGTGGCAGGCGCGCCTGGACGCGGGGCAGCCCCTCGTGACCGTCACCATGCACCGCCGGGAGAATCAGCCCATGATGCGCGAGATGGCGCTCGCCCTGGCCCGCGTGGCGCAGGCTCACCCGGACCATCATTTCATCTATCCCGTGCACCTCTCGCCCGCCGTGCAGGAGGCCGTACGTCCCGCACTGGGGAGCGTCCCGAACTTCGAGCTGACCGACCCGCTGGAGTACAGCGACATGGCGCCCCTGATGGCCGCGTCGCGTCTGCTGGCCACCGACAGCGGCGGCCTCCAGGAAGAGGGAGCGGCGCTGGGTGTTCCAGTCGCGGTGTTGCGCAACGTCACTGAGCGCCCGGAGGGCGTCGAGGCGGGCGTTCTGAAACTCGCCGGGAACGACCCCGCCCAGCTGGAAGTGATGCTGCGAGACCTGCTGAGTGACGGGGCGACCCTGGCCGCCATGCGTGCCGCCCGCAACCCCTACGGGGACGGGCGCGCGTCGCAGCGGATCGCGCAGGCCATCGCGTGGCATTTCGGTCTGGCAGACCGGCCCGCCGACTGGAACTGA
- a CDS encoding peptidylprolyl isomerase encodes MKQFLLTALLLSGAALAQTDTTAPATPAPATTTPAPTTTPAAAPTQDPAAVVARVGTQTYTMADYDRAFRLAVARVLNGQGLPYSDEYITEFAEARADFLKQFVRDRAVEQLARASVKLDAAVVDKQMEEARADFESDAAFLEALKATGYSSADELRAELERRAVVNAYLEKVQGRFTFGDALVGGFYNLHKAEFQQDPEACVKHILVPTQAEAQAIAKDLAGGADFAAVAKAKSQDPGSAAQGGDLGCFGPGEMVETFDAASFKGPVNQVQTVQSQFGWHLVLVTKRTDAGLLPLAEAAPLIRAKLSSEAAQKYLDAQVAKLTSESFPDRVTVAPASK; translated from the coding sequence GTGAAACAATTCCTGTTGACCGCCCTGCTGCTGTCTGGGGCCGCCCTGGCGCAGACCGACACGACTGCCCCGGCCACACCGGCCCCGGCGACCACAACCCCTGCCCCCACGACCACCCCGGCGGCCGCGCCCACCCAGGACCCGGCGGCGGTCGTGGCCCGCGTGGGCACGCAGACGTACACCATGGCGGACTACGACCGGGCGTTCCGGCTGGCCGTGGCGCGCGTCCTGAACGGTCAGGGTCTGCCGTACAGCGATGAGTACATCACGGAGTTCGCCGAGGCCCGCGCGGACTTCCTCAAGCAGTTCGTCCGTGACCGCGCGGTCGAGCAGCTTGCGCGCGCCAGCGTGAAACTGGACGCGGCCGTGGTGGACAAGCAGATGGAAGAAGCCCGCGCGGACTTCGAGAGTGACGCGGCGTTCCTGGAGGCCCTGAAGGCCACCGGGTACAGCAGCGCGGACGAGCTGCGCGCGGAACTTGAACGCCGCGCGGTGGTCAACGCCTACCTGGAGAAGGTGCAGGGCCGCTTCACGTTCGGCGACGCGCTGGTTGGCGGGTTCTACAACCTGCACAAGGCCGAGTTCCAGCAGGACCCCGAGGCGTGCGTGAAGCACATCCTGGTCCCCACGCAGGCCGAAGCGCAGGCCATCGCCAAGGACCTGGCGGGCGGCGCGGACTTCGCGGCCGTCGCCAAGGCCAAGAGCCAGGATCCGGGCAGCGCCGCGCAGGGCGGCGACCTGGGCTGCTTCGGCCCGGGCGAGATGGTTGAGACCTTCGACGCGGCCAGCTTCAAAGGCCCGGTGAATCAGGTGCAGACCGTGCAGTCTCAGTTTGGCTGGCACCTCGTGCTGGTCACCAAGCGCACCGACGCTGGCCTGCTGCCCCTGGCCGAGGCGGCGCCGCTGATCCGCGCGAAGCTGTCCAGTGAGGCGGCGCAGAAGTACCTGGACGCTCAGGTCGCCAAGCTGACCAGTGAGAGCTTCCCGGACCGCGTCACGGTGGCGCCCGCCAGCAAGTAA
- a CDS encoding lipid II:glycine glycyltransferase FemX, with protein sequence MRLNLVETTDPRVYDDAVRNLPITSALQGWGYGEARRQLGQSPARYLIQQEGRTVGALQLLRKRLVPGFSTLYAPRGPALESLDLLPGVADAVKRVARPTDALLKIEPPVPFLATDTVTLPDSYGPFRRADTEQPEHTIIADLTRSEDELFAGLHSMARRNVRTAQKLGVVAGRDDDFDAFWEIFTATNERAQLGAFPRAYYETMLREGNAHGGEAYIVLSRYQGRALAGGFFLAMGKGTYYLFGGSVRDDRVTEDGSPLKDAKAPDAFYWNAMLDARQRGYELFDFWGIPRVLDESKHSYGVFKMKLKFSEQRVWYPAYDLNLNPAAPAIVKALRWRKTQNNLRKRGSAEDVL encoded by the coding sequence GTGCGCCTGAACCTCGTGGAAACCACCGACCCGCGCGTCTATGACGACGCCGTGCGGAACCTGCCCATCACCAGTGCCCTGCAGGGCTGGGGGTACGGCGAGGCGAGGCGGCAGCTGGGCCAGTCGCCCGCCCGGTACCTCATCCAGCAGGAGGGCCGCACGGTCGGGGCCCTGCAACTGCTGCGCAAACGGCTCGTGCCGGGCTTCAGTACGCTGTACGCCCCGCGCGGCCCCGCCCTGGAGTCCCTGGACCTGCTGCCCGGCGTGGCGGACGCCGTGAAACGCGTCGCGCGGCCCACGGACGCCCTGCTGAAGATCGAGCCGCCTGTGCCGTTCCTCGCCACGGACACGGTCACGCTGCCCGACAGCTACGGCCCGTTCCGCCGCGCGGACACCGAGCAGCCCGAGCACACGATCATCGCGGACCTGACCCGGAGCGAGGATGAACTGTTCGCGGGTCTGCACTCCATGGCGCGCCGAAACGTCCGCACCGCGCAGAAGCTGGGCGTGGTGGCCGGACGGGACGACGACTTCGACGCGTTCTGGGAGATCTTCACCGCCACGAACGAACGTGCCCAGCTGGGCGCCTTTCCCCGCGCGTACTACGAGACCATGCTGCGCGAGGGCAACGCGCACGGCGGCGAGGCGTACATCGTCCTGTCCCGCTACCAGGGCCGCGCGCTGGCCGGGGGCTTCTTCCTGGCGATGGGCAAGGGCACGTACTACCTGTTCGGCGGCAGCGTCCGTGACGACCGCGTGACCGAGGACGGCAGCCCCCTTAAGGACGCCAAGGCCCCGGACGCCTTCTACTGGAACGCCATGCTGGACGCCCGGCAGCGCGGCTACGAACTGTTCGACTTCTGGGGCATTCCGCGCGTGCTGGACGAGAGTAAACATTCGTACGGCGTGTTCAAGATGAAACTGAAGTTCAGTGAGCAGCGCGTCTGGTACCCCGCGTACGACCTGAACCTGAATCCGGCCGCGCCGGCCATCGTGAAGGCGCTGCGCTGGCGCAAGACGCAGAACAACCTCCGCAAGCGGGGCAGCGCCGAAGACGTGCTGTAA
- a CDS encoding GNAT family N-acetyltransferase, translating into MPDSAPDLSPAAVTLRGRRPRDLPILTRWLTDPDAEWRAWDAPYLPAWDTTVNLQRYAESLPGRPPSPHERVIDVGGVVAGMVNRAEEDPAGGGWWDLGILIYDPAHWGRGLGSRALALWVQATLDETDAHVLTFSTWGGNDRMIRAARHLGFREAGRVREARLIRGQRFDAVRLDLLRRDWTDLDRRT; encoded by the coding sequence GTGCCGGACTCCGCGCCTGACCTCTCCCCTGCTGCCGTGACCCTGCGGGGCCGCCGCCCGCGCGACCTGCCCATCCTGACGCGCTGGCTGACCGACCCGGACGCCGAGTGGCGCGCGTGGGACGCGCCCTACCTGCCCGCCTGGGACACCACCGTGAACCTGCAGCGGTACGCCGAGTCCCTGCCGGGCCGCCCGCCCAGCCCGCATGAACGCGTGATCGACGTGGGCGGCGTGGTCGCGGGCATGGTGAACCGCGCCGAGGAGGACCCGGCGGGGGGCGGCTGGTGGGACCTGGGCATCCTGATCTACGACCCGGCGCACTGGGGGCGCGGGCTGGGCTCACGGGCACTGGCGCTGTGGGTGCAGGCGACGCTGGACGAGACGGACGCGCACGTGCTGACCTTCAGCACCTGGGGCGGAAACGACCGCATGATCCGCGCTGCGCGGCACCTGGGTTTCCGCGAGGCGGGCCGGGTGCGTGAGGCGCGCCTGATCCGCGGCCAGCGCTTCGACGCGGTGCGTCTGGACCTGCTCAGGCGCGACTGGACCGACCTGGACCGGAGGACCTGA
- a CDS encoding diacylglycerol kinase: MRSDGSAWNARRWWRSAGFAWAGVRQAYRTQANFRIECWAALLAVAVTLLLGAPLAPVALACALVLSLELVNTALEATVDLVSPERHPLAKLAKDAAAAAVLVASAGALLVAAGTLLPPLLRLLRGA, translated from the coding sequence GTGCGCAGCGACGGGTCCGCCTGGAATGCGCGGCGCTGGTGGCGCTCGGCGGGCTTCGCCTGGGCGGGCGTGCGGCAGGCGTACCGCACCCAGGCGAACTTCCGTATTGAGTGCTGGGCGGCGCTGCTGGCAGTCGCGGTGACCCTATTGCTGGGCGCGCCGCTGGCCCCGGTCGCGCTGGCCTGCGCGCTCGTGCTCAGCCTGGAACTCGTGAACACGGCGCTGGAGGCGACCGTGGATCTCGTCAGCCCGGAGCGGCACCCCCTGGCGAAACTGGCCAAGGACGCGGCGGCGGCAGCCGTTCTGGTCGCCTCGGCCGGGGCGCTGCTGGTCGCGGCGGGCACGCTGCTGCCCCCGCTGCTGCGGCTGCTGCGTGGCGCCTGA
- the ybeY gene encoding rRNA maturation RNase YbeY produces MIDLIVRKTPPAGLRPALRGSLEAVMAHFGVTEREVTVVLVGDRTIRALKREHWGEDAVTDVLSFPTWEPGDPFIPPHLGDIVISLDTAERQAQARGHSLTREVALLASHGLTHLVGHDHPHAEGLGFEEGATGPEWAVFHGAWDAARAALPEGA; encoded by the coding sequence GTGATTGATCTGATTGTCCGCAAGACGCCGCCCGCCGGTCTGCGTCCCGCCCTGCGCGGGAGTCTGGAGGCCGTGATGGCGCACTTCGGGGTGACGGAGCGCGAGGTGACGGTCGTGCTGGTCGGGGACCGCACCATCCGCGCCCTGAAACGCGAGCACTGGGGTGAGGACGCCGTGACGGACGTGCTGAGTTTCCCCACCTGGGAACCCGGCGATCCGTTCATCCCGCCTCACCTGGGGGACATTGTGATCAGCCTGGACACCGCCGAGCGGCAGGCGCAGGCGCGCGGGCACAGCCTGACGCGCGAGGTGGCGCTGCTGGCCAGTCACGGCCTCACGCACCTCGTGGGACACGACCACCCGCATGCGGAGGGCCTGGGCTTCGAGGAGGGCGCGACCGGCCCGGAGTGGGCCGTGTTCCACGGCGCGTGGGACGCGGCGCGGGCGGCGCTGCCCGAAGGCGCCTGA
- a CDS encoding PhoH family protein, whose translation MTQPQQDSGTLPTSGAFSATVTLDNQREAYALLGAGDANLRRMRELTKAKLVARGETITITGDEEQVASAERMVRDALDVVRSGGELTPDSLLRSARLSGEGRSLAQETQVNGLSLPRGLKPKTPGQKQYLDSIDKSDITFGIGPAGTGKTYMAVAMAVQALKVKKVKRIILTRPAVEAGERLGFLPGDLQAKIDPYLRPLYDALQDMLDQEKFESYLTSGVIEIAPLAFMRGRTLNDAFIILDEAQNTTGEQMKMFLTRMGFSSKVVVTGDVTQIDLPRHVTSGLAVAKRVLGNIDGIAWHEFTDADVVRHPLVGRIIKAYESAENAEQDKRAARRGEFASIPEGEGDGEHRP comes from the coding sequence TTGACACAGCCTCAACAGGACAGCGGCACCCTGCCCACTTCCGGCGCGTTCAGCGCGACCGTGACCCTGGACAACCAGCGCGAGGCCTACGCGCTGCTCGGGGCGGGAGACGCGAACCTGCGCCGCATGCGTGAACTGACCAAGGCGAAACTCGTGGCGCGCGGCGAGACCATCACGATCACCGGTGATGAGGAGCAGGTCGCGTCGGCTGAGCGCATGGTGCGCGACGCGCTGGACGTGGTCCGTAGCGGCGGCGAATTGACGCCCGACAGCCTGCTGCGCTCGGCGCGGCTGAGCGGCGAGGGCCGCAGCCTGGCCCAGGAGACGCAGGTGAACGGCCTGAGCCTCCCGCGCGGCCTGAAGCCCAAGACGCCCGGGCAGAAGCAGTACCTGGACAGCATCGACAAGAGTGACATCACCTTCGGCATCGGGCCCGCCGGGACCGGTAAGACGTACATGGCGGTCGCCATGGCCGTGCAGGCGCTGAAGGTGAAGAAGGTCAAGCGGATCATCCTGACCCGTCCCGCCGTGGAGGCCGGGGAGCGGCTGGGCTTCCTGCCGGGTGACCTGCAGGCGAAGATCGACCCGTACCTGCGCCCGCTGTACGACGCGCTGCAGGACATGCTGGATCAGGAGAAGTTCGAGTCGTACCTGACGAGCGGCGTGATTGAGATCGCCCCGCTGGCCTTCATGCGCGGCCGCACGTTGAACGACGCGTTCATCATCCTGGACGAGGCGCAGAACACCACGGGCGAGCAGATGAAGATGTTCCTGACGCGCATGGGCTTTTCCAGCAAGGTCGTCGTGACAGGGGACGTCACGCAGATTGACCTGCCGCGTCACGTCACGAGCGGCCTCGCGGTGGCCAAGCGCGTGCTGGGCAACATTGACGGGATCGCCTGGCACGAGTTCACGGACGCTGATGTGGTGCGTCACCCTCTGGTGGGCCGCATCATCAAGGCCTACGAGAGCGCCGAGAATGCCGAGCAAGACAAGCGCGCCGCGCGGCGTGGCGAGTTCGCCAGCATTCCCGAGGGCGAGGGCGACGGCGAACACCGCCCCTAA
- the aroE gene encoding shikimate dehydrogenase: protein MTVPDPDQALRAYLYADPAAHSLSPHMHAAAFAHAGLNGTYEARRVLPADLPQAVQALRSAGTLGANLSLPHKETVLPLLDDLSSAARLIGAVNTIVHRGGQLSGDNTDAPGLLAALRDAGLDDAGRGSVVILGAGGAARAAAFVALSDLARPTWVVNRTLGRAQALAADFSGLGNVQAAPAIDVPWEAAQVVINASSAGLNDPDQTPLDATFLARLPAGALIYDMVYKPAETRLIREAHARGLRAHNGLGMLAHQARLAFQAWTGTDVPVQVFLDALRAAGAPR from the coding sequence GTGACCGTGCCGGACCCTGACCAAGCGCTGCGAGCCTACCTGTACGCAGACCCGGCCGCGCACTCCCTCTCACCCCACATGCACGCGGCCGCGTTCGCCCATGCCGGACTCAACGGGACCTACGAGGCACGCCGCGTCCTGCCCGCCGACCTGCCGCAGGCGGTGCAGGCCCTCCGCTCGGCCGGGACCCTGGGCGCCAACCTCAGCCTGCCGCACAAGGAAACCGTCCTGCCGCTGCTGGATGACCTGAGCAGCGCGGCGCGCTTGATCGGCGCCGTGAACACCATCGTTCACCGCGGCGGGCAGCTCAGCGGGGACAACACGGACGCCCCGGGCCTGCTGGCCGCGCTGCGCGACGCGGGCCTGGACGATGCCGGGCGCGGCAGCGTCGTGATTCTCGGGGCGGGCGGAGCGGCCCGCGCCGCCGCCTTCGTCGCCCTGAGTGACCTGGCGCGGCCCACCTGGGTCGTGAACCGCACCCTGGGCCGCGCGCAGGCCCTCGCGGCTGACTTCAGCGGACTGGGGAACGTGCAGGCGGCCCCGGCGATCGATGTTCCCTGGGAGGCGGCGCAGGTCGTCATCAACGCCAGCAGCGCCGGCCTGAACGACCCCGACCAGACCCCGCTGGACGCCACGTTCCTGGCGCGGCTCCCCGCCGGGGCGCTGATCTACGACATGGTGTACAAGCCGGCCGAGACCCGCCTGATCCGCGAAGCGCACGCCCGCGGCCTGCGCGCCCACAACGGCCTGGGCATGCTGGCCCACCAGGCGCGCCTGGCCTTCCAGGCCTGGACGGGCACCGACGTTCCCGTGCAGGTCTTCCTGGACGCACTGCGCGCCGCCGGAGCGCCCCGGTGA